In one Yarrowia lipolytica chromosome 1A, complete sequence genomic region, the following are encoded:
- a CDS encoding uncharacterized protein (Compare to YALI0A12507g, no similarity), with the protein MEIVQPLKDQIEALQDDISQLETKIDRLTTRKPNYHVTLLKDWRHGVDPLNPAIVYEYMSLFPPGVTLSYGGVCDETDGRLFLEDLESFVPRTGCTTADNHSRAVLLAHAIKGPVLNAWSQAYKSRWFGMLEWIPMREWFLAKYQTTMDPMDYRQVVVGRLMHLQKGNSTTDQLRVVESVLGETCRLHGKLSKHEKVVLGRLVGVKGTDMTWETVNEELRTFLKTFQERQLLDSRVKKEDRM; encoded by the coding sequence ATGGAAATCGTGCAGCCTCTGAAAGACCAGATCGAGGCATTGCAAGATGACATTAGTCAGCTGGAAACTAAAATCGACCGGCTGACGACGCGCAAACCAAACTACCACGTCACGTTACTCAAGGACTGGCGCCACGGAGTCGATCCCTTGAACCCAGCCATtgtctacgagtacatgtcTCTTTTTCCTCCGGGAGTTACGCTATCGTACGGCGGAGTGTGTGATGAGACAGACGGACGGCTGTTTCTCGAAGATCTCGAGTCGTTTGTTCCTCGAACGGGGTGCACGACTGCCGACAACCATTCTCGAGCAGTTCTTCTGGCCCACGCCATTAAGGGCCCGGTGCTCAACGCTTGGTCACAGGCCTACAAAAGCCGCTGGTTCGGCATGCTTGAGTGGATACCTATGCGCGAATGGTTTCTCGCCAAGTACCAGACCACCATGGATCCGATGGACTATCGACAGGTTGTGGTAGGGAGGCTGATGCATCTACAAAAGGGCAACTCCACCACGGATCAGCTAAGAGTGGTGGAATCGGTGTTGGGGGAAACGTGTCGGCTGCACGGAAAGCTAAGCAAGCATGAAAAGGTGGTTTTGGGACGCCTGGTGGGTGTCAAGGGCACAGACATGACCTGGGAGACTGTCAACGAAGAGCTGAGGACGTTTCTGAAGACATTCCAGGAACGGCAGTTGCTGGACAGCAGGGTCAAAAAGGAGGACAGGATGTAG